One window of the Streptomyces sp. ITFR-21 genome contains the following:
- a CDS encoding pirin family protein yields MSNLDVKPAATECGGREDVSAAPVRELLAARTVALGESTEVRRLLPNLGRRMVGAWCFIDHYGPDDIARQPGMQVPPHPHIGLQTVSWLHEGEVLHRDSLGSEQTVRPRELGLMTSGRAIAHSEESPREHARSLHGAQLWVALPDADRHCAPAFEHHAGLPEISGGNGLRATVILGELDGARSPGTTYSPLVGADVDLAAGTRARLPLQPDFEYAALTMSGAAEVDGVRLAPGSLLYLGAGRSALPLAADTPSSLVLLGGEPFEEHLLMWWNFVGRSADDIRRAREDWHKGDRFGEVHGYNGERLTAPALPSTPLKPRGRER; encoded by the coding sequence ATGAGCAACCTCGACGTGAAACCGGCGGCCACGGAGTGCGGCGGACGCGAGGACGTGTCCGCCGCCCCGGTCCGCGAACTGCTCGCCGCCCGTACCGTCGCCCTCGGGGAGAGCACCGAGGTCCGCCGGCTACTGCCGAACCTCGGCCGCCGGATGGTCGGCGCCTGGTGTTTCATCGACCATTACGGGCCCGACGACATCGCCCGGCAGCCCGGTATGCAGGTGCCGCCGCACCCGCACATCGGTCTGCAGACGGTGAGCTGGCTGCACGAGGGCGAGGTGCTGCACCGCGACAGCCTCGGCAGCGAGCAGACGGTACGTCCCCGCGAGCTGGGGCTGATGACGTCCGGGCGGGCGATCGCGCACAGCGAGGAGTCCCCCCGCGAGCACGCCCGCTCTCTGCACGGCGCCCAGCTGTGGGTGGCGCTCCCGGACGCCGACCGGCACTGCGCGCCCGCCTTCGAGCACCACGCCGGGCTGCCCGAGATCAGCGGCGGCAACGGTCTGCGGGCCACCGTCATCCTCGGCGAACTCGACGGCGCGCGGTCTCCCGGTACGACCTACTCGCCCCTCGTCGGCGCCGACGTCGACCTGGCCGCCGGCACCCGCGCCCGGCTGCCGCTCCAGCCGGACTTCGAGTACGCGGCCCTGACCATGTCCGGTGCGGCCGAGGTCGACGGCGTCCGCCTCGCCCCCGGTTCCCTGCTCTACCTCGGCGCCGGCCGCAGCGCCCTCCCGCTGGCCGCCGACACCCCCAGCTCCCTGGTGCTGCTGGGCGGCGAGCCCTTCGAGGAGCACCTCCTCATGTGGTGGAACTTCGTGGGACGATCTGCTGATGACATCAGAAGAGCCCGTGAGGACTGGCACAAGGGCGATCGCTTCGGCGAGGTCCACGGCTACAACGGCGAGCGTCTGACGGCGCCGGCCCTCCCGTCAACTCCGCTGAAACCGCGCGGCCGGGAGCGCTGA
- a CDS encoding RHS repeat-associated core domain-containing protein — translation MALAVGALDGAKAAIAAPGKPVRHEKASARYASSAADIPSARVAARLSGRRVEALSERTETSTTWVNADGSLTSEIYAGPIRFRRDGKWRAVDLDLVAAADGSVAPEGHPEGLKLAGGGGTVVRSLAAGRSAAARDLVTLGSGDQRIALQWKGGLPTPVLNGTRATYPGAIPGGDVVVEATRTGFEQFVDIDQRPAQDGYAYTLPLKAKRLTAKQLADGSVVFTDAKGHKQATMPAPVMWDAAVDPASGLHTHRAPVKLQVVKDGVDKGAVDLVFTPDAAFLADPATKFPVTVDPSTGAMSNLFDTYVQQGVTTDESTDTELDLGNPGTTNSDGTPRTARSFITWNTAPFSNALVSSATLSLWNFHSGNTDCAAYPWEVWATGAPSTSSRWTAQPTWNEKEATSTQTRGNPACTGSPDGWVPADVTNLAQVWASAQNATSSMGLRASSESVVSQWKRFNSANAATNPPKLVVTYNYRPKNGSDPQAGPPFFKGTGAMWFTNTTTPTLRDTFADPNNDKVQGTFQVADNTTGTQVGSNLASAFVPAGKPVSVTVPSGLLTNGKVYKFRSTSYDGTSYNLGWGPYTTFTVDTAAPSAPVSITSTDYPAMSWVKGTGQPGMFTVAPPSGEQTGLEWSIDDGENWNSVATGGATTPVTITVTPQQAGTQTLQVRTTDRADNKSEALEYDFHVGPGAITQPDDGTSTAARLPLAAEADSSKYTAVTFSWRRGDATAWSPVPVGDITVAGAPLSAWPVALSTGKSPALTWNATHTVDPDGSVQVRADFTGPSAAATSSDPVDVVVDRTADYADTDEIGPGSLNLLTGEFTLSGTDASVFDMSVSRTASSRSPQAGAQQEGQAAIFGKEWLAGTKAKKVDSDYTQIVKTSATSLTVTRADGSKVSFTSLSAGGWKPQTGDEDLTLTGSFSASNFVLSDTFGIVTTFTKVSGSSTTWTISSALADGLANSTTTTVSETAPGGTLSRPKQIIAANSATTVAACAANPATKGCRVLDFVYATATTATSTTTGDYSEQVSSLRLWATAPGASASTATPLAQYAYDSSGRLREAWDPRITPSLKTLYTYDSVGRVATVTPAGELPFTFAYGNAGGTPASGDGMLVSVSRPTLTPGSASATNGTATTSVVYGVPLTGAKAPIDLSASAAAAWGQSDLPTDGTAIFPADQVPSDHGGSSLAATSYTRADLHYLDVSGREVDSAAPGGHVEVSQYDRFGNTVRSLTAANRALALGTSTQQQQQLTELGIINLPSRERAQLLSSTSVYNTEGNQELETFGPIHAITLQSDLVSSGTTYATAGTQVIARQHTLNTYDEGRPTDGTATVADMETRQTTGAQPRSWPTLLADSRVTTTGYDWVKGLATTAVQDPTGLALTTRTAYDDQGRVTKSSSPASNGADAGTTISTYYSADGTAPCGQHPEWADELCQTSSAAPTTGGGTNPADRPVTTTEYGLYGQPVKTTVSAGGSTRTTTIGYDTAGRQTTVTVTGGLGTALTATTTHYDPSIGLPNEQDAATGEKLTSSFDQLGRTIAYTDTDGSITTTRYDALDRPTSVTDSAPSTTTYTYDTAIDPRGAATSMTDSAAGSFTARYDDNGNIATQTLPGGYTFTQERDTTDTPVSRVYTRTSDNTVVLSDGITTTVNGQTATHTGTPGITAAQDYTYDSAGRLNGVHDSTPDGVCTTRSYTLDRNSNRTGLATTASAVNEDCPSAGTAVISRYDSADRLVNTGYTYDAFGRTTAMPGASLAYYTNDLLQQETAGTQRQTWTLDPAQRYRTTTTETNAAGTWTANVTRTNHYDSDSDSPRWITEGTAGPVTRNVTALDDSLAATTSAGQIVLQLSNLHGDVNLQLPLDASVAPVVQDTDEYGNPRSASTARYGWHGAEQRSAETPTGIILMGVRPYAPAIGRFLTTDPVAGGSCNAYEYACADPQNNSDLTGTSTKSRTQSHCTTYSCVAITRTCDSKHRCSINIWISFRKKFRTAWIETFTWSFYSNGFYVKKNTYSHSEFGTYRFHGYWYTNRDSKGRGSFWCIKGWVSCWLDPGDTVLVEAHGIAWLLGGIKVYYSLGQSFSGGGRYT, via the coding sequence ATGGCCTTGGCCGTCGGGGCGTTGGACGGTGCGAAGGCGGCCATCGCCGCGCCCGGCAAGCCGGTGCGTCACGAGAAGGCCTCGGCGCGGTACGCGAGTTCGGCGGCTGATATCCCGTCGGCGCGGGTGGCGGCGCGGTTGTCGGGCCGGCGGGTGGAGGCGCTCTCGGAGCGGACCGAGACGTCGACGACGTGGGTGAACGCCGATGGTTCGCTGACCAGTGAGATCTACGCTGGACCGATCCGGTTCCGGCGGGACGGCAAGTGGCGTGCGGTTGATCTGGATCTGGTGGCCGCGGCCGACGGCAGCGTGGCGCCCGAGGGGCATCCGGAGGGCCTGAAGCTGGCGGGCGGCGGTGGGACCGTCGTGCGGTCGCTGGCCGCGGGCCGGAGTGCGGCGGCGCGTGATCTGGTGACGTTGGGCAGTGGTGACCAGCGGATCGCGTTGCAGTGGAAGGGTGGTCTGCCGACGCCGGTGCTGAATGGCACGCGTGCTACGTATCCCGGTGCGATACCCGGTGGTGACGTGGTCGTCGAGGCTACGCGGACCGGTTTCGAGCAGTTCGTGGACATCGACCAGCGGCCCGCGCAGGACGGGTACGCGTACACGCTGCCGCTGAAGGCGAAGAGGCTGACGGCAAAGCAACTGGCTGACGGCAGTGTGGTGTTCACCGACGCCAAGGGACACAAGCAGGCGACGATGCCGGCGCCGGTGATGTGGGACGCGGCCGTGGACCCGGCCTCCGGCCTGCACACCCACCGGGCGCCGGTGAAGCTCCAGGTGGTCAAGGACGGCGTCGACAAGGGCGCCGTCGACCTGGTGTTCACCCCCGACGCCGCGTTCCTAGCCGATCCGGCGACGAAGTTCCCGGTGACGGTGGACCCGTCGACGGGTGCGATGTCGAACCTGTTCGACACCTACGTCCAGCAGGGCGTCACGACGGACGAGTCGACCGACACCGAGCTGGACCTCGGTAATCCGGGGACGACGAACTCCGACGGCACGCCGCGTACCGCCCGGTCGTTCATCACCTGGAACACCGCGCCGTTCTCCAACGCCCTGGTGTCGAGTGCGACGTTGAGCCTGTGGAACTTCCACTCGGGCAACACCGACTGCGCGGCGTATCCGTGGGAGGTATGGGCTACCGGTGCGCCGTCGACGTCGTCGCGGTGGACGGCGCAGCCGACATGGAACGAGAAGGAGGCGACGTCTACGCAGACCCGCGGCAACCCTGCCTGTACGGGGTCTCCGGACGGGTGGGTGCCTGCCGACGTCACCAACCTGGCTCAGGTGTGGGCGTCTGCTCAGAATGCGACCTCCAGCATGGGGCTGCGGGCTTCTTCGGAGTCGGTGGTGAGCCAATGGAAGCGGTTCAACTCGGCCAATGCCGCAACGAACCCGCCGAAGTTGGTCGTGACCTACAACTACCGGCCGAAGAATGGATCCGATCCACAGGCAGGTCCGCCGTTTTTCAAGGGCACTGGGGCCATGTGGTTCACCAACACCACGACCCCCACGCTTCGGGACACGTTCGCCGACCCCAACAACGACAAGGTCCAAGGAACGTTCCAGGTCGCGGACAACACCACGGGGACCCAGGTCGGCAGCAACCTGGCCTCGGCATTCGTACCGGCGGGCAAGCCTGTGTCCGTCACGGTGCCGTCCGGGCTGCTGACCAATGGCAAAGTCTACAAGTTCCGTAGCACTTCCTACGATGGGACCAGTTACAACCTGGGATGGGGGCCCTACACCACTTTCACTGTGGACACTGCGGCTCCTTCAGCGCCCGTGTCGATCACATCGACGGACTACCCGGCCATGAGCTGGGTGAAGGGAACCGGGCAACCGGGCATGTTCACGGTGGCGCCCCCGTCCGGAGAACAGACCGGGCTCGAGTGGTCCATCGACGACGGCGAGAACTGGAACAGCGTCGCCACCGGAGGCGCCACGACCCCGGTGACCATCACCGTCACACCGCAGCAGGCCGGTACGCAGACCTTGCAGGTGCGTACGACAGACCGGGCGGACAACAAGTCGGAAGCGCTCGAATACGACTTCCACGTAGGACCGGGTGCCATCACCCAGCCAGACGACGGAACCAGCACCGCGGCTCGTCTTCCGCTGGCCGCCGAAGCAGACAGCAGCAAGTACACGGCTGTGACGTTCTCCTGGCGGCGCGGTGACGCCACGGCCTGGTCGCCGGTCCCGGTCGGTGACATCACGGTCGCAGGGGCACCCCTCTCGGCATGGCCTGTTGCACTGAGTACGGGCAAAAGCCCTGCCCTCACCTGGAACGCCACACACACAGTCGACCCCGACGGGTCGGTCCAGGTACGCGCAGACTTCACCGGCCCCTCCGCCGCGGCCACGTCATCCGACCCGGTTGACGTTGTCGTGGACCGTACCGCTGACTACGCCGATACCGACGAGATCGGACCCGGCTCGCTGAACCTGCTCACGGGCGAGTTCACGCTCTCCGGGACCGACGCCTCGGTCTTCGACATGTCCGTCTCCCGCACAGCCTCATCCCGCTCGCCGCAGGCCGGCGCTCAGCAAGAGGGGCAGGCAGCGATCTTCGGGAAGGAATGGCTGGCCGGTACCAAGGCCAAGAAAGTCGACTCGGACTACACCCAGATCGTCAAGACATCCGCGACATCCCTCACCGTTACTCGGGCTGACGGATCCAAGGTCAGCTTCACATCACTGTCGGCCGGTGGATGGAAACCGCAGACCGGCGACGAAGACCTCACCCTGACCGGTTCGTTCAGCGCGTCGAACTTCGTCCTGTCCGACACCTTCGGAATCGTTACCACCTTCACCAAGGTCTCCGGCAGCTCCACCACGTGGACGATCAGCAGCGCTCTGGCGGACGGACTGGCCAACTCCACCACCACCACGGTCTCCGAAACGGCTCCCGGTGGGACCTTGAGCAGGCCGAAGCAGATCATTGCTGCCAATTCAGCCACCACCGTGGCCGCCTGTGCAGCGAACCCCGCCACCAAGGGCTGCCGGGTCCTGGACTTCGTTTACGCTACGGCGACTACAGCAACTTCCACGACCACGGGAGACTACAGCGAGCAGGTCTCGTCGTTGCGTCTGTGGGCCACCGCTCCCGGTGCCTCGGCATCCACCGCAACCCCTCTCGCCCAGTACGCCTACGACAGCAGCGGCCGGCTGAGGGAAGCCTGGGACCCTCGGATCACGCCCTCGTTGAAAACCCTGTACACCTACGACAGCGTCGGCAGGGTCGCCACAGTCACTCCAGCGGGAGAACTTCCCTTCACCTTCGCCTACGGCAACGCCGGCGGGACCCCGGCCTCCGGCGACGGCATGCTGGTGTCGGTTTCCCGTCCGACCCTCACGCCCGGCTCCGCATCGGCGACTAACGGAACCGCCACCACGAGCGTCGTCTACGGTGTCCCTCTGACCGGAGCCAAGGCCCCGATCGATCTCAGCGCCTCGGCTGCCGCAGCGTGGGGCCAGAGCGACCTGCCCACCGACGGTACGGCCATCTTCCCCGCCGACCAGGTCCCCTCCGACCACGGCGGCAGCAGCCTAGCCGCCACCAGCTACACCCGGGCAGACCTCCACTACCTGGATGTATCCGGCCGTGAAGTCGACTCTGCCGCGCCTGGTGGACACGTCGAGGTCTCCCAGTACGACCGGTTTGGCAACACGGTCCGATCGCTCACCGCGGCCAACCGTGCCCTGGCGCTCGGTACGTCCACCCAACAGCAGCAGCAGCTCACGGAACTCGGGATCATCAACCTGCCGTCCCGTGAACGGGCGCAACTGCTGTCCTCCACCAGTGTCTACAACACCGAAGGCAACCAGGAGCTCGAGACCTTCGGACCGATCCACGCGATCACTCTGCAAAGCGACCTTGTCAGCTCCGGCACCACCTATGCGACCGCCGGAACACAGGTGATCGCACGACAGCACACCCTCAACACATACGACGAGGGCCGGCCGACCGACGGGACCGCCACCGTGGCGGACATGGAAACCCGTCAGACCACCGGCGCACAACCGCGATCATGGCCGACTCTCCTGGCCGACAGCCGGGTCACCACCACTGGCTACGACTGGGTTAAGGGCCTGGCCACCACGGCCGTCCAGGACCCCACCGGCCTGGCCCTCACCACCCGCACCGCATACGACGACCAGGGCCGCGTCACCAAGAGCTCCTCTCCGGCATCCAACGGAGCCGACGCCGGAACCACCATCAGCACGTACTACAGCGCCGACGGCACAGCGCCCTGCGGCCAGCACCCCGAATGGGCCGACGAACTCTGCCAGACCTCGTCCGCGGCACCGACCACCGGAGGCGGCACCAATCCTGCCGACCGACCGGTGACAACCACTGAATACGGACTCTACGGCCAGCCCGTCAAAACCACCGTCAGTGCCGGCGGTTCCACCCGCACCACCACCATCGGCTACGACACCGCCGGCCGGCAGACCACCGTCACCGTCACCGGAGGTCTCGGTACCGCGCTGACCGCCACCACGACCCACTACGACCCGTCCATCGGACTGCCCAACGAGCAGGACGCGGCCACGGGCGAGAAGCTCACCTCGTCCTTCGACCAACTCGGCCGGACCATCGCCTACACCGACACCGACGGGTCGATCACCACTACCCGCTACGACGCCCTCGATCGACCCACCAGCGTCACCGACAGCGCCCCATCAACCACCACCTACACCTACGACACGGCAATCGACCCACGCGGCGCTGCCACCTCGATGACCGACTCCGCCGCCGGCAGCTTCACCGCCCGCTACGACGACAACGGGAACATAGCCACCCAAACCCTTCCGGGCGGCTACACATTCACCCAGGAGCGGGACACCACCGACACCCCGGTCAGCCGCGTCTACACCCGCACCAGCGACAACACCGTCGTCCTCTCCGACGGCATCACAACCACCGTCAACGGACAGACAGCGACACACACCGGCACTCCCGGCATCACTGCCGCTCAGGACTACACCTACGACAGCGCCGGCCGACTCAACGGGGTCCACGACAGTACCCCGGACGGCGTCTGCACCACCCGCTCCTACACCCTCGACAGGAACTCCAACCGCACCGGCCTGGCCACTACCGCCTCGGCCGTCAACGAAGACTGCCCGAGCGCCGGAACCGCAGTCATCTCCCGCTACGACAGCGCGGACCGCCTGGTCAACACCGGCTACACCTACGACGCCTTCGGCCGCACCACAGCCATGCCCGGTGCGTCCCTGGCCTACTACACCAACGACCTCCTCCAGCAGGAAACGGCCGGTACGCAGCGTCAAACCTGGACTCTGGACCCTGCACAGCGCTACCGCACCACCACCACGGAGACGAACGCGGCCGGGACCTGGACCGCCAACGTAACCAGGACCAACCACTACGACTCCGACAGCGACAGCCCCCGCTGGATCACCGAAGGAACAGCCGGACCCGTCACCCGCAACGTCACCGCGCTCGACGACTCCCTCGCCGCGACCACCAGCGCCGGCCAGATCGTTCTCCAACTCAGCAATCTCCACGGAGACGTCAATCTCCAACTGCCTCTGGATGCCTCGGTCGCCCCTGTCGTACAGGACACCGACGAGTACGGAAACCCGCGCAGCGCAAGCACCGCCCGTTACGGCTGGCACGGCGCAGAGCAACGCTCCGCAGAGACACCCACCGGGATCATCCTGATGGGAGTACGCCCCTACGCCCCGGCCATCGGCCGATTCCTCACCACCGACCCCGTCGCGGGTGGTAGTTGCAACGCCTACGAGTACGCCTGCGCCGACCCCCAGAACAACAGCGACCTGACCGGCACTTCGACCAAGAGCCGCACCCAGTCGCACTGCACCACCTACTCGTGCGTCGCGATAACCCGCACCTGCGACAGCAAGCACAGATGCTCGATCAACATCTGGATATCGTTCCGCAAGAAATTCCGAACGGCCTGGATCGAGACCTTCACCTGGTCGTTCTACAGCAACGGCTTCTACGTGAAGAAGAACACGTACTCCCACTCGGAGTTCGGCACCTACCGGTTCCACGGCTACTGGTACACCAACCGGGACAGCAAGGGGCGTGGATCGTTCTGGTGCATCAAGGGCTGGGTCAGCTGCTGGCTCGACCCCGGTGACACCGTTCTGGTCGAAGCCCATGGCATCGCCTGGCTCCTGGGCGGCATCAAGGTCTATTACAGTCTCGGCCAGTCCTTTTCAGGCGGGGGGCGCTACACGTAG
- a CDS encoding IS3 family transposase, whose translation MSEVYRFTAAEKASYPVSLLCRILGVHRSSFYAWADGEQARRARLRADDALAHDITVVHLASRGAYGVPRVHAELRRLGHGVNRKRVERRMRERGIAGITRRRRRSLTRPDNKARPAPDLISRDFTAARPGTRLVGDITYLPTEQGWLYLASWLDLATREVVGWSMADHHRADLVIDALRMAHGRSRLEPGCIAHTDRGSEYTSTQFRSEIASLGMRASTGRTGSCYDNAAAESFWAVLKAEIGTRTWPDRATTRAAVFSYIETFYNSRRLRKHPTWGYLTPHETRQRHTHAA comes from the coding sequence GTGAGCGAGGTCTACCGGTTCACCGCGGCGGAGAAGGCCTCCTACCCGGTCTCCTTGCTGTGCCGCATCCTCGGCGTGCACCGCTCCTCCTTCTACGCCTGGGCCGACGGCGAACAAGCCCGGCGTGCGCGCCTGCGTGCCGACGATGCGCTCGCGCACGACATCACCGTGGTCCACCTGGCTTCCAGGGGCGCCTACGGCGTCCCGCGCGTCCACGCCGAGTTGCGGCGGCTGGGCCACGGCGTGAACCGCAAGCGTGTCGAGCGGCGGATGCGCGAACGAGGCATCGCCGGGATCACCCGCCGCCGGCGCCGGTCGCTGACCCGCCCGGACAACAAGGCCCGGCCCGCACCGGACCTGATCAGCCGTGACTTCACCGCTGCCCGCCCCGGAACCCGCCTGGTCGGCGACATCACCTACCTGCCCACCGAGCAGGGCTGGCTCTACCTGGCCAGCTGGCTGGACCTGGCCACCCGCGAGGTCGTCGGCTGGTCGATGGCCGACCACCACCGCGCCGACCTGGTCATCGACGCCCTGCGCATGGCCCACGGACGCAGCCGCCTGGAGCCCGGTTGCATCGCGCACACAGACCGCGGCAGCGAATACACCTCAACCCAATTCCGCAGCGAGATAGCCAGCCTGGGCATGAGAGCGAGCACCGGACGCACCGGCTCGTGCTATGACAACGCTGCCGCCGAGAGCTTCTGGGCGGTCCTGAAGGCCGAGATCGGCACCCGAACCTGGCCCGACCGGGCCACCACCCGAGCCGCGGTGTTCTCCTACATCGAGACCTTCTACAACAGCCGCCGACTACGCAAACACCCCACCTGGGGCTACCTGACCCCGCACGAGACCCGACAACGACACACCCACGCCGCGTAA
- a CDS encoding transposase produces MSNKQGKRYSEEFKRDAVALARSSSKTVTEVARDLGVSPEGLRAWVKQDKVDRGEGSPGELTSAEHEELRRLRRQNLEQQKTIEVLKKATAFFARESDR; encoded by the coding sequence GTGAGCAACAAGCAGGGCAAGCGGTACTCGGAGGAGTTCAAGCGGGACGCGGTGGCGTTGGCCCGCTCCTCCAGCAAGACGGTCACCGAGGTGGCCCGGGACCTGGGGGTCAGCCCGGAGGGTCTGCGGGCTTGGGTCAAGCAGGACAAGGTCGACCGCGGTGAGGGCAGTCCGGGCGAGCTGACCAGCGCTGAGCACGAGGAACTGCGCCGCCTGCGCCGGCAGAACCTCGAACAGCAGAAGACCATCGAGGTCCTGAAAAAAGCGACGGCCTTCTTCGCGCGGGAGAGCGACCGGTGA
- a CDS encoding thaumatin family protein produces MVAAVAAVAVIVWPSGPERSPGANERSAVGAGPSAASSNGPGSELDRSARPSPTGEAQSTPGKLPKPAGNAAAAPRGITKKAAPRKPTATTAPPPAAMPAAPAGQRSITLVNRTQQVVWAVVTDSPAYPGGRRLQPGQSTSLTVGNSWGGRIWGRTGCAGDASGSCLTGDCTTGCGGPTTPTTLGEFTLNSFDGMDFYDVSMVDGSNLPMYINVSHSTGSDPLTADGCYKGACTQPVDCPAAMEARNDDGQVIGCKPPCAAFGGDTYCCRGAWAGRENCVPSKWPVDYTQVFKKAEPYAYSYAFDDSATMACKGGCYYRVTFGTS; encoded by the coding sequence GTGGTCGCCGCCGTGGCGGCGGTCGCGGTGATCGTCTGGCCGTCCGGTCCGGAGCGGTCACCGGGCGCGAACGAGCGGAGCGCGGTCGGCGCCGGCCCGTCGGCGGCGTCCTCCAACGGCCCCGGGTCGGAGCTGGACCGCTCGGCCCGCCCGAGCCCGACGGGCGAGGCGCAGTCCACCCCGGGCAAGCTGCCGAAGCCGGCCGGGAACGCGGCGGCCGCGCCGCGCGGCATCACGAAGAAGGCCGCGCCGAGGAAGCCGACGGCCACCACCGCCCCACCGCCCGCCGCGATGCCCGCCGCCCCGGCCGGACAGCGCAGCATCACCCTGGTCAACCGGACCCAGCAGGTCGTGTGGGCCGTCGTCACCGACTCCCCCGCCTATCCCGGGGGCCGCAGGCTCCAGCCCGGCCAGAGCACGTCGCTGACCGTCGGCAACTCCTGGGGCGGGCGGATCTGGGGCCGCACCGGCTGCGCGGGCGATGCCTCGGGGTCCTGCCTGACCGGCGACTGCACCACCGGCTGCGGCGGGCCGACCACCCCGACCACGCTCGGCGAGTTCACCCTGAACTCCTTCGACGGCATGGACTTCTACGACGTCAGCATGGTCGACGGCTCCAACCTGCCGATGTACATCAACGTCTCGCACAGCACCGGCAGCGACCCGCTGACCGCCGACGGCTGCTACAAGGGCGCCTGCACCCAGCCGGTCGACTGCCCGGCCGCGATGGAGGCGAGGAACGACGACGGGCAGGTCATCGGCTGCAAGCCGCCCTGCGCCGCGTTCGGCGGCGACACCTATTGCTGCCGGGGCGCCTGGGCCGGGCGGGAGAACTGCGTGCCGTCCAAGTGGCCCGTGGACTACACCCAGGTCTTCAAGAAGGCCGAGCCGTACGCGTACTCCTACGCCTTCGACGACTCCGCCACCATGGCCTGCAAGGGGGGCTGCTATTACCGTGTCACCTTCGGCACCAGTTAA
- a CDS encoding IS701 family transposase, with amino-acid sequence MTTYQEQVAVEATIAEREWTAALGAVTGRITDCFGRREPRAPAREMCEAMLMEQDTRNCWTLAEALGHSGTHRLQHFLSRAGVDHDTARDRIAMWTAGELADGQAVLVVDETGDEKSSADCVGAARQYSGALGGIGLCQVAVHLTYATARGHAPIDRALCLGADWAADEERRLLTGVPDDIEFATKPQLAAAMLQRVRALGIPARWLAGDEVYGGLELRRTARTLGFDYVLAVRADHRVDTAVGRLTVTELAARVPKRNWMRMRTGHSPKGDRHYDWAMLDIRSNDTPDGRDTPGGQDAGHSVVLVRRHRYTRELSFYRCHSVAPVAPVALASLVDVVCRRRRVEKDFQLAKGVAGLDQGQTTSWNSWMRWTLISMPATAVLAVTHARTTIAAPPGHRLIPPSVREILRLLRITALPSPRRDREHVLHWSAWRRHHQHQAAEAHRRWNNITAAATA; translated from the coding sequence GTGACGACGTATCAAGAGCAGGTGGCCGTGGAGGCCACGATAGCCGAGCGGGAGTGGACGGCTGCGCTTGGGGCGGTGACCGGCCGGATCACGGACTGTTTCGGACGCCGTGAACCCCGCGCTCCGGCCCGGGAGATGTGCGAGGCGATGCTGATGGAGCAGGACACCCGTAACTGCTGGACTCTGGCCGAGGCACTCGGACACTCCGGCACCCACCGGCTGCAGCACTTCCTGTCCCGCGCGGGCGTCGACCACGACACCGCCCGAGACCGGATCGCGATGTGGACCGCCGGCGAACTCGCCGACGGCCAGGCGGTGCTGGTGGTGGACGAGACCGGCGACGAGAAGTCCTCGGCCGACTGCGTCGGGGCGGCCAGGCAGTACTCCGGAGCCCTGGGCGGGATCGGTTTGTGCCAAGTCGCCGTCCACCTCACCTACGCCACCGCCCGTGGACACGCCCCGATCGACCGCGCCCTCTGCCTCGGGGCGGACTGGGCCGCCGACGAAGAACGCCGTCTGCTGACCGGCGTTCCGGACGACATCGAGTTCGCCACCAAGCCACAACTGGCCGCCGCTATGCTCCAGCGCGTCCGTGCCCTGGGCATACCGGCCCGGTGGCTGGCCGGCGACGAGGTCTACGGAGGCCTTGAACTTCGCCGCACCGCGCGAACGCTCGGCTTCGACTACGTCTTGGCCGTCCGCGCCGACCACCGCGTGGACACCGCCGTCGGCCGCCTGACCGTGACCGAACTCGCCGCCCGCGTCCCGAAACGGAACTGGATGCGCATGCGCACCGGCCACAGCCCCAAGGGCGATCGCCACTACGACTGGGCCATGCTCGACATCCGCAGCAACGACACGCCCGACGGCCGCGACACCCCCGGCGGCCAGGATGCCGGGCACTCCGTCGTGCTGGTCCGCCGCCACCGCTACACCCGCGAACTGTCCTTCTACCGCTGCCACTCCGTCGCCCCCGTCGCCCCCGTCGCCCTGGCGAGTCTCGTGGATGTGGTGTGCCGCAGGCGGCGGGTCGAGAAGGACTTCCAGCTCGCCAAGGGAGTAGCCGGCCTGGACCAGGGCCAGACGACCAGCTGGAACTCCTGGATGCGCTGGACCCTGATCAGCATGCCCGCCACCGCCGTCCTCGCCGTCACTCACGCCCGCACCACCATCGCGGCACCCCCGGGCCACCGGCTCATCCCGCCCAGCGTCCGCGAGATCCTGCGGTTGCTGCGGATCACCGCTCTGCCCAGCCCCCGACGCGACCGCGAGCACGTCCTGCACTGGTCTGCCTGGCGCCGCCACCACCAGCACCAGGCCGCCGAAGCCCACCGCCGCTGGAACAACATCACCGCCGCAGCAACCGCTTGA